The Ammoniphilus sp. CFH 90114 nucleotide sequence GAATACCCGAAACAATCATAACAATTACAGGGTAGGTGAACTGGGTGGATGCGCTTACAATCATTTCTGTAAATTGAGCTGCCAATCCACTAGCTGCAAGTACGGAAGCAATACCCCCGTATAAAGGAAATTGCATACCGATCGAAGCTGTTGATACAAGATTGCGCGCGAATGATTCCGCATAGGCCATGGCATCCTTCTGGACAAGGAATCCAAGCACAAGAGCAATGACAGCCACCGAGTTTAAATTTAAACCTGCAAGGCCTTTCTGGTAGAAATAGATGCAAAGGAAGACGAAACCAATTAAACCAACACTGAGGATAATAGGTCTAAAAGAGTTTACACGTGTGGCAAACGTATCATCTGTATTCTTCTTTGTACTAACTTCTTCCTTAGCAGTCTCTAAACCGGCTGCAACCTCATCGCGGTGAATCGCTAGATCATCAAAATTGACAATCTCCTTCTTGTTTTTCGCTATAAAAATAAAGATTAACGTGGTAACAGCCACGATAGCAACAGCAGATACGGTATTGACCATAGAGAAAGTAGTTTGCTCGAGTGTAATGATGCCGCCTAGCATCTCTGTGAATTTTCCTTCAGTCGCTACAAGCAACGGAATGGATCCTGAAATACCTGTTAAAGAGATCGTAAAGGAAGAATACGCAATTGCTGAGATTAATCGATAGTCTACTCCCTTAATCTCTTTTCCTACTGCACGAGCAAAGATGGCAGTTACAACAGGACCGATATACCATCCAATAAAAGAGGTCAGAGCACCGACAATACTGGTTGTTACATAGGCAGCCATGGGACTCTTAATCAATTTGGCCATTTTCTTAATGCCCTGCTGAACCGCTGGGGTATCAACCAGAACGAGAGCCGCAGCGTAAGTGAACATTAACTGAAAGGCGAAGGTGAATAGCCAAGGAATTCCATCAAACCAATATTGCATGACATCTAAAGGGGAACTCTCAGTGAAGACTATCGCTAATATAAGAGCAATAACGGTTAGAATCAAAGCAAAGATAAAAGCATCCGGAAAATATCGACTATACCAATTGGCAACCGCTTCGGAACGAGAAATCTTCATCATTAGTCCCCTCGCAAATCTATATTTTTTTTGTTACAATTAAACATGTCTATTTTCTATTTTGCCCCATCCTTAGGATGGGGCCCTTTTTTTTACTTAGCCAATGGTGCACCACATACTCCACAATGAGAGAAGGACTCAGGTAAATCCTTGGCGCCACATTCATTACAGTTTGTCATAGGGGCCCCCCATAAGTGCTCTGAAGATCCTCCAGCAGCCGCTAGTTCTCTTAATTTGCGGTAGTCTGGCTTTCTCTTCTCGTTGAATGCCCTCATGGCCTCATACGTCTCATAGGTTCCTGTGTGAACAGACAGCCAATCCCGTGCATGGCCTACTGTTAAATTAAAGGACAAGTT carries:
- a CDS encoding TIGR00366 family protein, producing the protein MMKISRSEAVANWYSRYFPDAFIFALILTVIALILAIVFTESSPLDVMQYWFDGIPWLFTFAFQLMFTYAAALVLVDTPAVQQGIKKMAKLIKSPMAAYVTTSIVGALTSFIGWYIGPVVTAIFARAVGKEIKGVDYRLISAIAYSSFTISLTGISGSIPLLVATEGKFTEMLGGIITLEQTTFSMVNTVSAVAIVAVTTLIFIFIAKNKKEIVNFDDLAIHRDEVAAGLETAKEEVSTKKNTDDTFATRVNSFRPIILSVGLIGFVFLCIYFYQKGLAGLNLNSVAVIALVLGFLVQKDAMAYAESFARNLVSTASIGMQFPLYGGIASVLAASGLAAQFTEMIVSASTQFTYPVIVMIVSGILNMFVPSAGSQFTATAPFLIPAAQSLGVEMPRAVLAITYGDIWTNLIQPFWALLYFPILAAGTRLSVRDFMGYCLPTFIAVGIIWALALTFLPL